A segment of the Streptomyces sp. P9-A2 genome:
GACGATCTGGAAAGCCTGGTGACCGCTCGGATGGAGCGCCAGCGCATCTTGGAACGGGAGCAGCCGCCGCTGGCCTGGGTGGTGCTGGATGAGGCCGTACTGCACCGGCCGATCGGCGGCCCTGACGTCATGCGGCGCCAACTGACACACTTGTTGAAGTTCACCGGTAACCGGTGGGTGCACGTACAGGTGCTGCCGAACAAGGTCGGTGGACACTCCAGCCTCGCTGGTTCGTTCAACTTCCTCCGCTTCGAAGACGACCCGGATGTGGTCTACACGGAAGACCTCATCTCCGGTCATATGACGGCCAATCCCGAGACTCTCAGGGAAGCTTCCCTCCGTTACGCTCGCTTGCAGGCCGCCGCGCTCTCCGCGGAGGATTCGGCGGAACTGATCATCCACGTGATGGAGGAACGCTATGGACACCGCTCCCAGCTCGAGGAACAGCCAGTGGCGTAAGTCCAGTTACAGCGGCAACACCGGCGGGGACTGCGTGGAGTGCACCATCACGGACGGCGCTGCCTGGCGCACTTCGCGCTACAGCGGAAGCAAC
Coding sequences within it:
- a CDS encoding helix-turn-helix domain-containing protein, with amino-acid sequence MANIQTLDPSASPLDYYGWELRRQREAHGLKQGQLGEIIFCTGSLICQIETTRKVPTRDFSERVDAALGTDGLFSRLIGLVLRSQLPTWFQPYAEMEAKATYISTYQAQVVYGLLQSEEYARAVLATGMPDDLESLVTARMERQRILEREQPPLAWVVLDEAVLHRPIGGPDVMRRQLTHLLKFTGNRWVHVQVLPNKVGGHSSLAGSFNFLRFEDDPDVVYTEDLISGHMTANPETLREASLRYARLQAAALSAEDSAELIIHVMEERYGHRSQLEEQPVA
- a CDS encoding DUF397 domain-containing protein — its product is MDTAPSSRNSQWRKSSYSGNTGGDCVECTITDGAAWRTSRYSGSNGGECVEMAVGCPTGAVPVRDSKNPAGPVLTVGAPAWQTFVTGLR